The Kribbella shirazensis genomic interval GAGGTCGGCGATCTCGCTCTCCAGGCGGCGGGTGTTCTGGCCCAGGCCGTCGAGGATCGCGATCAGGTCCTCGCGGCGGGCGTTCTGGTAGCCGTCGTCCGCCCGGTTCACCCGGACCTGGACGACCGCCACGCAGGCGACGAGGGCGAGCACGACGGCGACGATCGCCTGGCCGCGGGACGGCTTGAACCCGGCGCGCAGCCGCCGCAGCGCCAGGTTCGGCGTCTTCGGCTTCGGCATCGGAGTCGGCGTCTCCGGCTGCGGCGGCTCGGCCTGCGCTGCCTTCTCCGGCGTCGCCTTGGCGGCCGGCTCGGGCTTGTCCGGCTTGGCTGCCTTGTCCGGCTCGGCTGCTTCGTCTGGCTTGTCGTCAGTCATGATCAGGCCCGGAAGATGTGCCGGCGGATCGCCGCCATGTTGGTGAAGATACGGATACCGAGGACGACGACCACGCCGGTGGACAGCTGCGACCCGACCCCGAGCTGGTCGCCCAGGTAGACGATCAGCGCCGCGATCAGCACGTTGGACACGAACGACACGACGAACACCTTGTCGTCGAAGATCCCGTCCAGGAACGCCCGCAACGCGCCGAACACCGCGTCCAGCGCGGCCACCACCGCGATCGGCAGGTACGGCTGCGCCCAGTCCGGTACGTCGGGCGCGACCAGCAGACCGACGACGACGCCGATCACCAGACCGAGTACGGCGATCATCTCGTTCTCACCTTCGCGTAGCGCAACGCGATCGTCGCATCGGCCGGCACGAGCAAGGAATCCTCCGTCGTGATCGTCATCCGGACACCGAAGTTGCTGACCAGGTACTGCACCCACTGCCCGCCCGAGCTCTGCGCGAACCGGGCCGGCATGGTCGCGGTGTCCCCGATCGCGAGCACCGTGTACGGCGGGGTCAGCGAACTGTAGTCGACGGTGATCGCACTGCCTGCGCCGCGGATCGCGGTCAGCGACGTGAGCCGGTGACCGTTCACCGAGATCGCCTCCGCGCCGGACGTCCACAGGCCGTTGACCAGCTGCTGCAGGTCGACGTCCAGCAGCCGGCCCTCCTTGGAGTCGGCGTCCTTCGCGTCGTCGACGACCGCCTTCAGTCCGGGGCCGGTGACCGCGATCGCGCCGGTCTGCAGCTCCAGGTCGTCGAGCTTCTGCTGCAACGCCGTACCGGCGCTGTCGTTGCTCAGTCCGCTCGCCTGCAAGCGACGTACCTCGTCGGCGAGCTGGGTCTGGTGGTTGCGCAGTTCGTTCAGACGGGTGCCGGCCTGGTCGATGCGGGTGATCAGTTCCTTGCGCTGCTTCTCCGCCTCCGGGGCGGTGCGGTAGTTCTGCGCGGCCGCGACGGCGAGCAGGAAGCCGAGGACGGCGGCGGCCACCACCAGCATCACCCGGTGCCGCGACCGGCCCTGCTTGCCGCCCTGGTTCGAGCGGGTCCGGGCGGCGACGGCGTACCCCTCGTCGATCGGGTGCGCCATCAGATTGTTCAGCAAGGACATGGACGCGTCGACGCGTCGCGGCTTCTGTGCCTGCTGAGGCGCCTCTGGGGCCTGCGGGGCTTGCTGGGTCACCCGGCCGAGTCCTTGATCGGTTTGACTGTCTGGACCAGGTGCCGCAGCTGGGCGAAGTACAGCGCGCCGGCCCAGTAGTACAGCCCGGTGCCCCAGATCGCGAACGCCCAACCGATGACGCGGGCGAGCAGGTTGAGCGTCGTGTCGCCGTCACCGAGCAGCAGCAACGGGAACGCGTACAGCAGGCAGAACGTCGCGGACTTGCCGAGGAAGTGCACCGGCAGCGCGTTGAAGCCACGGCGGTGCAGCGCCGGCAGCGTGAAAGTGAGCAGCAGGTCTCGCAGCGGCAGCGCGATCGCCAGCCACCAGGGGATGATGTCGCGCAGCGCCAGGCCGAGAACGGTCGCGAAGATGTAGAGCCGGTCGGCGACCGGGTCGAGCATCTGCCCGAGCCGCGTGGTCTGGTTCATCCGGCGGGCGATCTGGCCGTCGGCCCAGTCGGTGAATCCGGAGACGGCCAGCACGAGCAGCGCCCAGCCGTCCTCCTCGGGACCGAGGATCAGCCACAGGAAGAGTGGCACCCCCAGCAACCGCAGGAAACTGAGCGCGTTCGGGATCGTCCACACCCGGTCGGACACTTCCAAGTCCGGCACGCGACCCCTCCCTCTCTCCACCCTGGATACCCGTCGTAACTGTACTGGGGAGCGTCGACAGGTTTACGTCCGCCTGTCCCGGGGCAGGCCCCGCCATCCCGATGACACCAGTCCCCTGATACCAGAACGTGACTCCCGCCCGCCCGCTACGCCCGCTACGCCCGCTACGAACCAGTGACCCGATCGATACCCCTCGGTGATGCTTACAGTGTTCAGATGAAGTTCCTCGTACTGATCTACGGCAACCCGGAGTCCCGTGCGGTGTGGGACTCGCTGAGTGACGATCAGAAGAAGGAAGGCATGGCGGGGTACGCCGCTCTGCACGAGGCGCTGGCCGAGCACGGCGAGCTCGTCGCCTCGGAGTCGCTGGACGATCCGGCGCTCACGAAGCAGGTGCTGGTCCGCGACGGCAAGCCGCAGACGACGGACGGGCCGTTCGCCGAGGTGAAGGAACAGCTGGCCGGTTTCTACCTGCT includes:
- a CDS encoding DUF881 domain-containing protein, producing the protein MTQQAPQAPEAPQQAQKPRRVDASMSLLNNLMAHPIDEGYAVAARTRSNQGGKQGRSRHRVMLVVAAAVLGFLLAVAAAQNYRTAPEAEKQRKELITRIDQAGTRLNELRNHQTQLADEVRRLQASGLSNDSAGTALQQKLDDLELQTGAIAVTGPGLKAVVDDAKDADSKEGRLLDVDLQQLVNGLWTSGAEAISVNGHRLTSLTAIRGAGSAITVDYSSLTPPYTVLAIGDTATMPARFAQSSGGQWVQYLVSNFGVRMTITTEDSLLVPADATIALRYAKVRTR
- a CDS encoding small basic family protein translates to MIAVLGLVIGVVVGLLVAPDVPDWAQPYLPIAVVAALDAVFGALRAFLDGIFDDKVFVVSFVSNVLIAALIVYLGDQLGVGSQLSTGVVVVLGIRIFTNMAAIRRHIFRA
- a CDS encoding CDP-alcohol phosphatidyltransferase family protein — encoded protein: MPDLEVSDRVWTIPNALSFLRLLGVPLFLWLILGPEEDGWALLVLAVSGFTDWADGQIARRMNQTTRLGQMLDPVADRLYIFATVLGLALRDIIPWWLAIALPLRDLLLTFTLPALHRRGFNALPVHFLGKSATFCLLYAFPLLLLGDGDTTLNLLARVIGWAFAIWGTGLYYWAGALYFAQLRHLVQTVKPIKDSAG
- a CDS encoding YciI family protein, producing MKFLVLIYGNPESRAVWDSLSDDQKKEGMAGYAALHEALAEHGELVASESLDDPALTKQVLVRDGKPQTTDGPFAEVKEQLAGFYLLDCESMDRAVEIVAQIPEAPFSVVEVRPVRDLGAFM